In the genome of Synechococcus sp. CB0101, the window GCTGGCGAAGCTGCCGCGCAACGCACCCAGGTTGCGCAGGAAGTTGTCCCATTGACTCGACATGAGCTGCCTCGGTCTCAGCTGGCGCGCTGCAGATCGGGTTTCTCTTCAGGAACAATCGCCCCTTCCACCGGGCACACCTGCAGGCAGATGCCGCAGTCAATGCAGGTGTCGAAGTCGATCCAATAGAAGCCGGTTCCTTTGGCGTTGGCGCCACTGCCGGGGTTGATGCAGG includes:
- a CDS encoding ferredoxin family protein, translated to MAHTIVTDVCEGVADCVDACPVACINPGSGANAKGTGFYWIDFDTCIDCGICLQVCPVEGAIVPEEKPDLQRAS